Proteins encoded in a region of the Anopheles aquasalis chromosome 2, idAnoAquaMG_Q_19, whole genome shotgun sequence genome:
- the LOC126575132 gene encoding uncharacterized protein LOC126575132: protein MRSFCSKNSASLLVLWWCFMVLHAASATPGVKFSSTFSSSNRAALLLRRPNSNSNSIAVQTQPFTARDRSSSTEPALADTVSRAAYMRSIPLRVLNCLEHVSIVECGKLYLLQNMESKGYRFADTGNLTHDIQQVLLPGYRSADNKLFSDRLLQLNGTDVNERLGRGLRLLFNERLVDLKLVPGLAVRLTPSDSNELQFSVKKEVALVDGEVGRDKAKKGLKTVLQLTVPLILLPSMLLAGILPMILPVLKFATIFSSIVNHAALAAAIMYLAKQHAAEQESKQTVYFNAGYN, encoded by the exons ATGCGATCATTCTGCAGCAAGAACTCTGCTagtctgctggtgctgtggtggtgcttcatGGTGCTGCATGCAGCGTCCGCCA CTCCGGGGGTCAAATTCTCGAGCACCTTCTCGTCCAGCAATCGAgcggcgttgttgttgaggcGACCGAATTCGAATTCCAATTCAATTGCCGTCCAAACGCAACCGTTCACAGCGCGtgaccggagcagcagcaccgaaccgGCCCTCGCGGATACCGTGAGCCGAGCGGCGTACATGAGATCGATCCCACTGCGAGTACTGAACTGTCTGGAGCACGTTTCGATCGTCGAGTGTGGAAAGCTGTACCTGCTACAGAACATGGAATCGAAAGGATATCGATTCGCGGACACCGGCAATCTTACGCACGACATCCAACAGGTGCTTCTGCCCGGATACCGAAGCGCGGACAACAAACTATTCAGCGATCGGTTGCTGCAACTGAACGGAACTGACGTGAATGAACGGCTTGGGCGAGGGCTACGATTGCTGTTCAACGAACGGCTCGTCGATCTGAAGCTTGTGCCCGGTCTGGCCGTCCGGTTGACGCCGAGCGACTCGAATGAGCTACAGTTTTCCGTCAAGAAAGAGGTTGCCCTCGTGGACGGTGAGGTGGGCCGTGATAAGGCAAAGAAGGGCCTCAAAACGGTGCTCCAGTTGACGGTACCGTTGATCCTGTTGccttcgatgctgctggcggGCATACTACCGATGATACTGCCCGTCCTCAAGTTCGCCACCATCTTCTCCAGTATCGTGAACCACGCGGCACTGGCGGCGGCCATCATGTACCTGGCGAAGCAGCATGCCGCCGAGCAGGAGAGCAAACAGACGGTCTACTTTAACGCCGGTTACAACTGA
- the LOC126573141 gene encoding protein apnoia, producing the protein MATIDRTVVFGVVVVLCVTLSLAWGASETSEALNDGDLTEGRTFGHHFLKRISFAMIPAAFVVGVITTLLSALTVVSMKGLGVGVILLVLTISQVIARSFPAPLPPPLPVAYSAPAPAPIPLVYKEW; encoded by the exons atggccaccatcgatcgtaccgttgtgttcggtgttgttgtggtgctgtgcgTGACGCTAAGTCTGGCCTggggagcgagcgaaacgagcgAAGCGTTAAACGATGGTGATTTGACAG AGGGCCGCACCTTTGGACATCACTTTCTGAAGCGCATCAGCTTCGCCATGATACCGGCCGCGTTCGTTGTCGGCGTCATCACGACCCTCCTGTCCGCGCTGACCGTTGTGTCGATGAAGGGCCTTGGAGTGGGT GTCATCCTTTTGGTGCTTACTATCTCGCAAGTAATTGCCAGAAGCTTCCCGGCACCGCTACCTCCACCGCTGCCCGTTGCTTACAGTGCACCCGCTCCGGCCCCCATTCCCCTCGTTTACAAGGAATGGTAA
- the LOC126575143 gene encoding uncharacterized protein LOC126575143 yields the protein MNPLVVAVLRGWSDRTTLLLLLFVLIVCGQPGAGEMRKSWQAKSVDVQVQLLKAARTIEESPGAKPPETIVPSTEEPAGRSDSTGSEATTGVVTPGDEPLGVAKLSTQFSSRVRSKNGSLSPTTGPVKVSDPDPEPADRSVPLHLEHQMEEIQVDDATVQDDDEEEDDDDDDEDTLGWDGTGGKDKQPEHDLIDNILEEVNERMNQPTDDSQEAKETSKDSIVDGKVKKYTFPPVLNMTIDEPNSIVKVKLNHDIVRDMINTGRSGGGGIGGKKMLRYVIPLFILPFLIQSAVIPFMLTAVKLFLLKSLMAGKVAIFLLLLGAFKNFTKKERDVYVKDVPDRRYEPSSEGFAYLAEGRPSNWVN from the exons ATGAATCCGttagtggtggcggtgttgcgTGGTTGGAGCGATCGtacgacgctgctgctgttgctgttcgtgcTGATCGTGTGCGGTCAGCCCGGTGCAGGCGAGATGCGTAAATCTTGGCAGGCGAAAAGTGTGGACGTGCAGGTTCAGCTGCTGAAGGCAGCCCGGACGATCGAAGAGTCACCGGGTGCGAAACCACCGGAAACGATCGTCCCGTCCACGGAGGAACCCGCTGGCCGGAGTGACTCCACGGGTTCGGAGGCAACGACTGGAGTGGTGACGCCCGGTGATGAGCCACTGGGAGTAGCCAAGCTGTCCACACAGTTTAGTAGCCGGGTGCGGAGTAAAAATGGTTCCCTAAGTCCGACCACTGGTCCGGTTAAGGTTAGTGACCCAGATCCGGAACCAGCGGaccggtccgttccgttgcaccTGGAGCACCAGATGGAGGAGATCCAGGTGGATGACGCTACGgtacaggatgatgatgaggaagaggacgatgatgatgacgacgaggacactCTCGGGTGGGATGGAACGGGTGGCAAAGACAAACAACCGGAGCACGATCTGATCGACAACATCCTCGAGGAGGTGAACGAACGgatgaaccaaccaaccgacgacaGTCAGGAAGCCAAGGAGACGAGCAAGGACTCGATCGTCGATGGTAAAGTGAAGAAGTACACGTTCCCACCGGTGCTGAACATGACGATCGATGAACCGAACAGTATCGTGAAGGTGAAGCTGAACCACGACATCGTGCGTGATATGATCAACACCG GtcgtagcggtggtggtggtatcggtggTAAGAAGATGCTCCGGTACGTGATACCGCTCTTCATTCTGCCGTTCCTTATCCAGTCCGCCGTCATACCGTTCATGCTGACGGCCGTGAAGCTGTTCCTGCTCAAGTCGCTGATGGCGGGCAAGGTGGccatcttcctgctgctgctcggggcGTTCAAAAACTTTACCAAAAAGGAGCGCGACGTGTACGTGAAGGATGTGCCCGATCGCCGGTACGAACCGTCGAGCGAAGGGTTCGCCTATCTGGCCGAGGGCCGGCCAAGCAACTGGGTGAACTAG
- the LOC126573143 gene encoding uncharacterized protein LOC126573143: MGCSQIMSNLGDLIMNNKLVTFLSVALFAFVITVIALAVSNNNNASDLEACEAQLYRLLNPTSTTLTASPTPTTSETPAPNL, encoded by the exons ATGGGTTGTAGCCAAATTATGAGCAATCTCGGTG ACCTGATCATGAACAATAAGCTGGTCACCTTTCTGAGTGTGGCCCTTTTTGCGTTCGTAATCACCGTGATAGCGCTGGCAGTTTCGAACAACAATAATGCGAGTGATTTGGAAGCGTGTGAAGCACAGCTCTACAGATTATTGAATCCAACATCTACTACACTTACTGCTTCTCCTACTCCTACGACTTCTGAAACCCCTGCACCCAATCTATAA
- the LOC126572727 gene encoding glutamyl aminopeptidase isoform X2, whose protein sequence is MVNQIVQQSKDWMLNNKAATFLSVALFAMVITTIALAVSNNNNAADLEECQAQIDSVTTTIAPATSDSTTTAVSNEDTTATPEPTTVSSTEEPDNSINYRLPQDNVPLHYDLVLQPNLALGTFTGRTTITIRTDQPTDRVVLHSHLLEIGKVEFKCLNDTSLNYRDHGFDEVRSFLEINLSGNLDVHFESELTIEFSGRLDEQIVGFYSSSYRSDAGTEVKIATSKFEPTFARQAFPCFDEPHLKAEYTVHMVHPMGDGYEALSNMNVSEVAENTPSVGLATTTFERSVSMSTYLVVFIVSDFLYKERIVKPTHGDAFPLRVYATPLQQDNTQYALDTAAVIIEHYVDYFGIPYPLPKLDMAAIPDFVSGAMETWGLVTYRETSILYNKETSSTANKQRVAGVIGHELAHMWFGNLVTMKWWNELWLNEGFASYIEYKGIDVAHPDWGIKEQFIIDDLHSVMTLDATLASHPIVVSVENPNQITEIFDSITYSKGASVIRMLEDFVTPPVFQQGVTRYLEKNKFASGVSEDLMSELDELVTEVSVTEVMDTFTKQKGLPVVTVEMNDSQYVLRQQRFLADQEAASQETEVSPYGYRWHIPLTYISSDDESVRRMWFPPKDDIVLLELKDAGGQNGWVKFNYQQVGYYRVNYPDRMWDQFAKALTANVSTFTIGDRTGLLNDAFALADASLLNYSVALELTRYLTDEEEYVPWSAIASKLKTIRNLLYNYISYDHITQYTRELVSKVVQTVAWDPQEDAHMKNLLRTTVLDLACTVGHPDCLREAGERFQKWLTGNEVIHPDIRSIVYTYGIQSGVSVADWEKVLKRYEEESDANEKTKLMAALTAYPDQRVMRRMLDLSWDPKVVRTQDQLSCIQSIAANRHGEQVAWEHVRENWERLVERFTIGERNLGRMIPSITGRFTTQARLMELQDFFARYPEAGAGVAARAQALENIQNNISWLKRNEQNVATWLTAVLTAVPETNRR, encoded by the exons ATGGTCAATCAAATAGTTCAGCAGTCGAAAG ACTGGATGCTGAACAACAAAGCCGCTACCTTCCTGTCCGTGGCCTTGTTCGCCATGGTTATCACTACCATTGCGCTAGCGGTGTCCAACAATAACAATGCGGCTGATTTGGAAGAATGTCAGGCACAGATCGATTCCGTAACCACGACGATTGCTCCCGCTACCAGCGACAGCACCACTACCGCGGTTTCCAATGAAGATACAACAGCAACGCCCGAACCGACCACCGTCAGTTCCACTGAGGAACCCGATAATTCGATCAACTATCGTTTACCGCAGGATAACGTACCGCTGCACTACGATCTCGTTCTGCAACCGAACTTGGCGCTTGGGACCTTCACTGGCCGAACCACGATTACGATCCGCACGGATCAACCCACCGATCGAGTGGTGCTTCACAGCCATCTGCTAGAAATAGGCAAGGTGGAATTCAAGTGCCTCAACGATACGTCCTTAAACTATAGG GACCATGGTTTCGATGAGGTGCGTAGCTTTTTGGAGATCAACCTGAGTGGCAACTTGGACGTGCACTTCGAATCGGAGCTGACGATCGAGTTCAGCGGTCGGTTGGATGAGCAGATCGTTGGCTTTTACTCCAGCTCGTACCGCTCGGATGCCGGCACCGAAGT AAAAATTGCAACTTCGAAGTTCGAGCCCACGTTCGCCCGGCAGGCTTTCCCGTGCTTCGATGAGCCCCATTTGAAGGCGGAATATACGGTCCATATGGTGCACCCGATGGGCGATGGCTACGAGGCGCTATCCAACATGAACGTGAGCGAAGTGGCGGAAAACACACCCTCAGTCGGCCTGGCCACGACGACCTTCGAACGGAGTGTCAGCATGAGCACCTACCTCGTGGTTTTCATTGTCAGCGACTTTCTCTATAAGGAGCGCATCGTTAAACCAACGCATGGAGACGCGTTCCCGTTGCGCGTTTATGCGACACCCTTGCAGCAGGATAACACGCAGTATGCCCTGGATACGGCGGCCGTGATCATCGAGCATTATGTGGACTACTTTGGCATCCCGTATCCACTCCCGAAGCTGGACATGGCAGCGATACCGGACTTTGTGTCCGGTGCCATGGAAACCTGGGGCCTGGTCACGTACCGGGAAACGTCGATCCTGTACAACAAGGAAACCAGCAGTACGGCCAATAAGCAGCGAGTTGCTGGCGTGATTGGGCACGAGCTAGCCCACATGTGGTTCGGCAATTTGGTCACGATGAAGTGGTGGAACGAGCTGTGGCTCAACGAGGGCTTTGCCAGCTACATCGAGTACAAGGGCATTGACGTAGCGCACCCGGATTGGGGCATCAAGGAGCAGTTCATCATCGATGATTTGCACAGCGTGATGACGCTGGACGCAACGCTTGCGTCGCATCCGATCGTGGTGTCAGTCGAAAACCCGAACCAGATAACGGAGATCTTTGATAGTATCACTTATTCGAAGGGTGCCTCGGTGATACGCATGCTGGAGGACTTTGTGACCCCTCCCGTGTTCCAACAGGGCGTAACGCGGTATCTGGAGAAAAACAAGTTCGCTAGTGGCGTGTCGGAAGATCTGATGTCCGAGCTGGACGAGCTGGTAACGGAAGTGAGCGTAACCGAGGTGATGGACACGTTCACGAAGCAAAAAGGATTGCCGGTGGTCACGGTCGAAATGAACGATTCCCAGTACGTGTTGCGTCAGCAACGTTTTCTTGCCGATCAGGAAGCGGCCAGCCAGGAGACGGAAGTGTCACCGTACGGCTATCGCTGGCACATTCCACTGACGTACATCAGTTCGGACGACGAGTCTGTCCGGCGGATGTGGTTCCCGCCCAAGGACGACATTGTACTGCTTGAGCTCAAGGATGCCGGTGGACAGAACGGTTGGGTGAAGTTTAACTATCAGCAGGTGGGTTACTATCGGGTAAACTATCCCGACCGCATGTGGGACCAGTTTGCAAAGGCGCTGACCGCCAATGTGAGCACGTTCAccatcggtgatcggacgGGCCTGTTGAACGATGCGTTTGCGCTTGCCGATGCCTCGCTGCTCAACTACTCCGTCGCCCTGGAGCTGACGCGCTATCTGACTGATGAGGAAGAGTACGTTCCCTGGTCAGCTATTGCCAGTAAACTGAAAACGATCCGCAATCTCCTGTACAACTACATCTCGTACGATCACATTACG CAATATACCCGTGAGCTGGTTTCAAAAGTTGTTCAGACCGTCGCTTGGGATCCGCAAGAGGATGCACATATGAAAAA TCTTCTGCGCACCACTGTACTGGATCTGGCGTGCACCGTCGGCCATCCGGACTGTCTCAGAGAGGCTGGTGAGCGATTCCAAAAATGGCTCACTGGCAACGAAGTCATCCATCCCGATATCCGCTCGATCGTGTACACGTACGGCATACAGTCGGGTGTGAGCGTTGCCGATTGGGAGAAGGTGTTGAAGCGGTACGAGGAGGAAAGCGATGCGAACGAAAAAACCAAACTGATGGCCGCCTTGACTGCTTATCCGGATCAACGTGTCATGCGTCGCATGTTGGATCTTTCCTGGGACCCGAAGGTGGTACGCACGCAGGATCAGCTGAGCTGCATCCAGAGCATCGCCGCCAACCGGCACGGTGAGCAGGTGGCCTGGGAGCATGTCCGCGAGAACTGGGAACGGCTAGTGGAACGTTTTACGATCGGCGAGCGCAATCTCGGTCGCATGATCCCGTCCATTACGGGCCGCTTCACGACGCAGGCACGACTGATGGAGCTGCAGGACTTCTTCGCCCGCTATCCCGAGGCTGGCGCAGGGGTGGCAGCGCGCGCACAGGCCCTGGAAAACATACAGAATAACATTAGCTGGCTCAAGCGGAATGAGCAGAATGTAGCTACCTGGTTGACGGCCGTCCTAACAGCGGTACCAGAGACGAACCGGCGCTAA
- the LOC126572727 gene encoding glutamyl aminopeptidase isoform X1, translating to MTVKPTVVGVGAAMTGGIRPAGHIPHSSVRRPSVVSDEREREQRRRSIVILSLLAACAFLFVLCLCLLLALVLVGRRFSSASVTAAAAASDLTADSDLLLLDDQRLDGNRSTSTIFLPNSVFTARDNVPPVAGSMNRVFKMGEQIVRTLGFRLPRHVKPVHYELRLQTDLAAETFSGTVGIELNVSEVTNYIVVHSKRLTITETGLRTLLTTGDAQAPADGPEIGIRRAYEVPEHEYWVIETQNDIAAGDYRLSMQFNGSLADRIIGFYSSQYRDKVTNNTRKIATSKFEPTFARQAFPCFDEPHLKAEYTVHMVHPMGDGYEALSNMNVSEVAENTPSVGLATTTFERSVSMSTYLVVFIVSDFLYKERIVKPTHGDAFPLRVYATPLQQDNTQYALDTAAVIIEHYVDYFGIPYPLPKLDMAAIPDFVSGAMETWGLVTYRETSILYNKETSSTANKQRVAGVIGHELAHMWFGNLVTMKWWNELWLNEGFASYIEYKGIDVAHPDWGIKEQFIIDDLHSVMTLDATLASHPIVVSVENPNQITEIFDSITYSKGASVIRMLEDFVTPPVFQQGVTRYLEKNKFASGVSEDLMSELDELVTEVSVTEVMDTFTKQKGLPVVTVEMNDSQYVLRQQRFLADQEAASQETEVSPYGYRWHIPLTYISSDDESVRRMWFPPKDDIVLLELKDAGGQNGWVKFNYQQVGYYRVNYPDRMWDQFAKALTANVSTFTIGDRTGLLNDAFALADASLLNYSVALELTRYLTDEEEYVPWSAIASKLKTIRNLLYNYISYDHITQYTRELVSKVVQTVAWDPQEDAHMKNLLRTTVLDLACTVGHPDCLREAGERFQKWLTGNEVIHPDIRSIVYTYGIQSGVSVADWEKVLKRYEEESDANEKTKLMAALTAYPDQRVMRRMLDLSWDPKVVRTQDQLSCIQSIAANRHGEQVAWEHVRENWERLVERFTIGERNLGRMIPSITGRFTTQARLMELQDFFARYPEAGAGVAARAQALENIQNNISWLKRNEQNVATWLTAVLTAVPETNRR from the exons ATGACAGTGAAACCGACCGTGGTCGGAGTGGGTGCCGCGATGACCGGTGGCATACGACCGGCTGGCCACATTCCACACTCCTCCGTCCGTCGTCCCTCCGTGGTTTCGGATGAGCGGGAACGTGAGCAACGGCGCCGGTCGATCGTCATTCTTTCGCTGTTGGCCGCGTGCGCGTTCCTGTTCGTGCTCTGCCTTTGCCTGCTGCTCGCTCTGGTGCTCGTTGGGCGCCGTTTTTCGTCCGCGAGTGtgacagcggcagcggcggcctCCGATCTGACAGCTGACagcgatttgttgttgttggatgaCCAGCGGTTGGACGGGAaccgaagcaccagcaccattttcCTGCCGAATTCCGTGTTTACCGCTCGCGATAACGTTCCTCCTGTGGCCGGTTCTATGAATCGAGTGTTCAAGATGGGTGAGCAGATTGTGCGAACGCTGGGCTTCCGATTGCCGCGACACGTTAAACCGGTGCACTACGAGCTACGGCTGCAGACCGATCTGGCGGCCGAAACATTCAGCGGCACCGTTGGCATCGAGCTCAACGTTAGCGAAGTGACGAATTACATCGTGGTGCACAGCAAACGATTAACCATTACCGAGACCGGGCTGCGTACCCTGCTGACCACCGGTGATGCCCAGGCACCGGCCGATGGACCGGAAATCGGGATCCGGCGGGCCTACGAAGTTCCAGAGCACGAGTATTGGGTGATCGAAACGCAGAACGATATCGCGGCCGGTGATTACCGGCTCAGCATGCAGTTTAACGGTAGTCTGGCGGATCGTATCATCGGGTTCTACAGCAGCCAGTACCGTGATAAGGTGACAAACAACACGAG AAAAATTGCAACTTCGAAGTTCGAGCCCACGTTCGCCCGGCAGGCTTTCCCGTGCTTCGATGAGCCCCATTTGAAGGCGGAATATACGGTCCATATGGTGCACCCGATGGGCGATGGCTACGAGGCGCTATCCAACATGAACGTGAGCGAAGTGGCGGAAAACACACCCTCAGTCGGCCTGGCCACGACGACCTTCGAACGGAGTGTCAGCATGAGCACCTACCTCGTGGTTTTCATTGTCAGCGACTTTCTCTATAAGGAGCGCATCGTTAAACCAACGCATGGAGACGCGTTCCCGTTGCGCGTTTATGCGACACCCTTGCAGCAGGATAACACGCAGTATGCCCTGGATACGGCGGCCGTGATCATCGAGCATTATGTGGACTACTTTGGCATCCCGTATCCACTCCCGAAGCTGGACATGGCAGCGATACCGGACTTTGTGTCCGGTGCCATGGAAACCTGGGGCCTGGTCACGTACCGGGAAACGTCGATCCTGTACAACAAGGAAACCAGCAGTACGGCCAATAAGCAGCGAGTTGCTGGCGTGATTGGGCACGAGCTAGCCCACATGTGGTTCGGCAATTTGGTCACGATGAAGTGGTGGAACGAGCTGTGGCTCAACGAGGGCTTTGCCAGCTACATCGAGTACAAGGGCATTGACGTAGCGCACCCGGATTGGGGCATCAAGGAGCAGTTCATCATCGATGATTTGCACAGCGTGATGACGCTGGACGCAACGCTTGCGTCGCATCCGATCGTGGTGTCAGTCGAAAACCCGAACCAGATAACGGAGATCTTTGATAGTATCACTTATTCGAAGGGTGCCTCGGTGATACGCATGCTGGAGGACTTTGTGACCCCTCCCGTGTTCCAACAGGGCGTAACGCGGTATCTGGAGAAAAACAAGTTCGCTAGTGGCGTGTCGGAAGATCTGATGTCCGAGCTGGACGAGCTGGTAACGGAAGTGAGCGTAACCGAGGTGATGGACACGTTCACGAAGCAAAAAGGATTGCCGGTGGTCACGGTCGAAATGAACGATTCCCAGTACGTGTTGCGTCAGCAACGTTTTCTTGCCGATCAGGAAGCGGCCAGCCAGGAGACGGAAGTGTCACCGTACGGCTATCGCTGGCACATTCCACTGACGTACATCAGTTCGGACGACGAGTCTGTCCGGCGGATGTGGTTCCCGCCCAAGGACGACATTGTACTGCTTGAGCTCAAGGATGCCGGTGGACAGAACGGTTGGGTGAAGTTTAACTATCAGCAGGTGGGTTACTATCGGGTAAACTATCCCGACCGCATGTGGGACCAGTTTGCAAAGGCGCTGACCGCCAATGTGAGCACGTTCAccatcggtgatcggacgGGCCTGTTGAACGATGCGTTTGCGCTTGCCGATGCCTCGCTGCTCAACTACTCCGTCGCCCTGGAGCTGACGCGCTATCTGACTGATGAGGAAGAGTACGTTCCCTGGTCAGCTATTGCCAGTAAACTGAAAACGATCCGCAATCTCCTGTACAACTACATCTCGTACGATCACATTACG CAATATACCCGTGAGCTGGTTTCAAAAGTTGTTCAGACCGTCGCTTGGGATCCGCAAGAGGATGCACATATGAAAAA TCTTCTGCGCACCACTGTACTGGATCTGGCGTGCACCGTCGGCCATCCGGACTGTCTCAGAGAGGCTGGTGAGCGATTCCAAAAATGGCTCACTGGCAACGAAGTCATCCATCCCGATATCCGCTCGATCGTGTACACGTACGGCATACAGTCGGGTGTGAGCGTTGCCGATTGGGAGAAGGTGTTGAAGCGGTACGAGGAGGAAAGCGATGCGAACGAAAAAACCAAACTGATGGCCGCCTTGACTGCTTATCCGGATCAACGTGTCATGCGTCGCATGTTGGATCTTTCCTGGGACCCGAAGGTGGTACGCACGCAGGATCAGCTGAGCTGCATCCAGAGCATCGCCGCCAACCGGCACGGTGAGCAGGTGGCCTGGGAGCATGTCCGCGAGAACTGGGAACGGCTAGTGGAACGTTTTACGATCGGCGAGCGCAATCTCGGTCGCATGATCCCGTCCATTACGGGCCGCTTCACGACGCAGGCACGACTGATGGAGCTGCAGGACTTCTTCGCCCGCTATCCCGAGGCTGGCGCAGGGGTGGCAGCGCGCGCACAGGCCCTGGAAAACATACAGAATAACATTAGCTGGCTCAAGCGGAATGAGCAGAATGTAGCTACCTGGTTGACGGCCGTCCTAACAGCGGTACCAGAGACGAACCGGCGCTAA
- the LOC126572728 gene encoding prolactin-releasing peptide receptor-like, with protein sequence MMDFQQSIPHGTTNGTNVDSRETLYAVLSSHVQALANQTGAAVENVGFLAGLAQQKQYLYVNATVSESAVAETGDEYEKIPTCILLPITIFYCFIFVAGIVGNLSICIVIAKNKSMHTATNYYLFNLAVSDFMLLLFGMPQELYGTWNPLAYPFNQVACIITGLMSETAANATVLTITTFTVERYIAICHPFRSHTMSKLSRAVRFVIVIWLVAFGLATPQALQFGIVESPGSRLCTIKNRHFNHAFEVSGALFFVGPMTLIAVLYVLIGIKLRKSKLLQGVKRASTDYAARSRGVSAQTRVIRMLVAVVAMFFICWAPFHAQRLMAVYSANTDSIYFYKIYTILNFISGILYFLSTCINPLLYNIMSHKFRDASRHTLKVTCCGGSRRFDGHHHTYSAVSRYGVTGAGSFKFNSNNMTCIGAGINMGAATTVGQGGMAAATPSIAPTEQHSDLCHQESDMSLLSNDQRHRGTPGRFVRSNMHCVSITSSQSTTGTNVSSNGKINRSNGSLRQDCRSIPLPTGTSTGVSDGETTGRLSTIAEKLRRGTKKVLAFSKSPVSTPCKSPSASVANERRKEYRKRHSCDSVDTNTISNSSLKEFDEDEFSSAELARFMAEVNSEIR encoded by the exons ATGATGGATTTTCAGCAATCGATCCCTCACGGAACCACCAACGGTACCAACGTGGACTCCCGTGAGACACTGTACGCGGTTCTGTCGAGCCATGTTCAAGCCCTTGCCAACCAGACGGGTGCGGCGGTGGAGAACGTCGGCTTTCTGGCCGGCTTggcacagcagaagcagtaccTTTACGTGAACGCCACCGTCAGCGAGTCAGCGGTCGCCGAAACGGGCGACGAGTACGAGAAGATCCCGACCTGCATCCTGCTGCCGATAACCATCTTCTACTGCTTCATCTTCGTTGCCGGGATCGTCGGTAATTTGTCGATTTGCATCGTGATTGCCAAGAACAAGTCCAtgcacaccgccaccaactACTATCTGTTCAATCTGGCCGTGTCGGATTTTATGCTCCTGCTGTTCG GAATGCCGCAGGAGTTGTACGGCACGTGGAACCCACTGGCGTACCCGTTCAATCAGGTGGCCTGCATCATCACCGGCTTGATGTCGGAAACGGCTGCCAATGCAACGGTCCTCACAATTACGACGTTCACCGTCGAACGTTACATCGCAATCTGTCACCCGTTCCG ATCACACACCATGTCCAAGCTGTCCCGGGCCGTACGGTTTGTCATTGTGATATGGCTGGTGGCGTTCGGACTTGCGACGCCGCAAGCGCTACAGTTCGGCATCGTGGAGTCACCCGGCAGTCGCCTCTGCACG ATCAAAAACCGGCATTTCAATCACGCATTCGAGGTGTCTGGCGCTCTGTTCTTCGTCGGTCCGATGACACTGATAGCGGTGCTGTACGTGCTGATTGGAATTAAGCTTCGGAAAAGTAAACTGTTGCAGGGCGTTAAGCGTGCATCGACCGACTATGCGGCCCGGTCCCGGGGTGTGAGTGCACAAACCAGGGTCATCCGAATGTTGG TGGCCGTCGTGGCAATGTTCTTCATCTGCTGGGCACCGTTTCATGCGCAGCGCCTGATGGCCGTGTACAGTGCGAACACGGATAGCATATACTTCTACAAGATCTACACGATACTGAACTTCATCTCCGGGATACTGTACTTCCTGTCAACCTGCATCAATCCCCTGCTGTACAACATCATGAGTCACAAGTTTCGGGACGCTTCGAGG CACACATTGAAGGTGACTTGTTGTGGTGGCAGTCGCCGGTTCGATGGTCACCACCATACGTACAGTGCTGTCTCACGCTACGGTGtaaccggtgccggttcgtTTAAGTTCAACTCAAACAACATGACTTGCATCGGTGCAGGTATTAACATGGGCGCGGCCACCACAGTTGGGCAAGGTGGAATGGCGGCTGCGACACCATCTATTGCTCCGACAGAACAGCATAGCGATCTGTGCCACCAGGAGTCGGATATGTCGCTACTATCGAACGACCAGCGACACCGTGGAACACCGGGACGCTTTGTACGGAGCAATATGCACTGCGTGTCGATCACTAGTAGCCAATCGACAACCGGGACGAACGTTAGCAGCAATGGCAAGATAAATCGCTCGAACGGCTCCCTCAGACAAGACTGTCGATCAATACCGCTCCccactggcaccagcaccggcgtcAGCGATGGTGAGACGACGGGCCGCCTCTCGACGATCGCGGAAAAGCTACGCCGCGGTACGAAGAAGGTGCTAGCATTCAGCAAATCACCCGTGAGCACACCCTGCAAATCACCGAGCGCAAGCGTGGCGAATGAGCGGCGGAAAGAGTATCGAAAGCGTCACAGCTGCGACAGTGTCGACACGAACACGATCAGCAACTCTAGCCTGAAAGAGTTCGATGAGGACGAGTTTTCCAGTGCGGAGCTGGCACGCTTTATGGCCGAGGTAAACAGTGAGATACGCTAG